The region GGATCCGGGTACCGGTGCTCCTCGACCAGGGGCAGACCGACACCCTGTTCAACCTCGGCGAGGCGGTGGCCACCTACACGGCGTTGCGTCGGCAGGGGACGCCCGTCAGCATGCTGTGGCGCGAGCAGGGGCACTCCGGCGGCACGCCGTCCGCGGCCGGTGCGGCCTACGAGGACGCCCGCATCCGCGCCTGGTTCGACCACTACCTCGCCGGGAAGGGCGGCACGACCGGATCGCGCTTCGCCTACTACCGCGACTGGACGGGGACGTTCGCCGAGGCGGCCGCATACCCGGTCGGCGCGACCCGCACGTACTACCTGTCCGGCGACCACGTCCTGCAGTCGACACGCTCGGCCGTGACCGCCGGGGCGCAGCGTTTCGTCACGACGGCGGCCGGCGCGCCGACGGGGCTGGCCGACCCGGACGCGCTCGGCGGCCGGCTCCCGGCCGGCACGCCGATCGACCTGCCCGACGAGGACCTCCCCGGCACCACCGCGAGCTGGCAGACGGCGGCCCTGGCCCGCCCCGCCGACGTCGTCGGATCGCCCACGGTGACGGTCCGCGTCGCCGCACCCACGGCCGCGGCGACGTCGGCCGCCGGCCCCGCAGGGCAGCTCGTGCTCTTCCCCAAGCTCTACGACGTGGCCCCGGACGGCACCGCCGCGCTGATCAAGAACCTGGTGGCCCCCGTCCGCATCGCCGACCCGACGCAGCGTCAGCGGGTGACCCTGCCGGCGATCGCGCACCGCTTCGCCGCCGGGCACCGCATCCGGTTGGTCATCGCGGGCGGCGACGTCAACTACCGCGGCGGGCTCGCCGCGCACGCCGTCACGATCACCGGGTCCACCGCCGACACGCTCGCCCTGCCCGTCGTGGGACGACGTGACGGGTGATGTGAGAAAGCTGCGAGGCCGGGGCCGTCGTCGGTGGCCTCCGGCAGACTGGGACGTCGTGGAGCACGACAGTCGGCGGCGGGGTTTCGGAGGTTCGATGCAGCAGCGGGGCGCAGCACGGTTCGGTGGTCGCGCGACGAGGCGGGTGCTCGCCGCGTCAGCCGCGGTCGCGGCCCTGGCGGGCCTGACCGCCTGCACCTCGGGCGGCGGCACGGACTCCGACAGCTCCCCGTCGGCCGGGGCGAGCACGTCCCGTGGCGGTGCGACGTCGTCGGCGAGCGGTGCCACGGGTAGCGCGGCGGCGAGCGAGGCGTCGATCACCACGACCGCGGTGGGCGGCGCGACGAAGGCCAACCCGGCGCAGCCGGTCACCGTCAAGGTCGCCGACGGCACGCTCGAGTCGGTCGTCATGACCAACCCGGCCGGCAAGGTCGTCACCGGCAGCACGTCCGGCGACCGCTCCACGTGGCGGACCGCCGAGGACCTCGGGTACGGCAAGACCTACTCGATCAAGGCGACGGCCAAGGACGAGGGCGGCAAGGTCGTCGTCAAGCGCGACAAGGTCACCACCCTCTCGCCCGGCAACATGACGATGCCCTACTTCAACACCGTCAACGGCACGGCGATGGCCGACGGCGCCACCTACGGCGTCGGCATGGTCACCGCCGTGCGCTTCGACGAGGCGATCCCCGACAAGGACGCCGCCGAGAAGGCCGTCACCGTCACGACCACGCCGAAGGTCACCGGCGCCTGGTACTGGAGCGACGACCAGACGATGCAGTGGCGTCCGAAGAACTACTACGCCACCGGCACCAAGGTCACGGTCGCCGCGAAGGTGTACGGCGTCGACCTCGGCAACGGCCTGTACGGCCAGTCGGACAAGACGACGTCCTTCACCGTCGGGCAGAAGCACGTCACCGTCGCCGACGCGAAGACGCACCAGGTGAAGGTGTACTTCGACGACAAGCTGGTGCGCACGATGCCGACCTCGATGGGCAAGGGCGGTTACATCGAGAACGGCAAGATCTCGCTCTGGACGATGCCGGGCACCTACACCGTCATCACCCACGAGAACCCGGCCACGATGTCCTCGAACACCTACGGCCTGCCCGCCAGCTCGCCCTACGGCTACTCCGGGTTGATCGTGCCGTGGGCCACGAAGATCAGCACCGACGGCATCTACCTGCACGAGCTCGACTCCACCGTCAGCGTGCAGGGCAGTCAGAACGTCTCGCACGGCTGTCTGAACCTCAACCAGTCCAACGCGAAGTGGTTCTACCAGCACTCGCGCGTCGGCGACCCGGTCACGGTGAAGCACTCCGGTGGCCCGAAGCTGCAGGTCTGGCAGGGCGGCCAGTGGAGCGTCCCGTGGAGCACCTGGGTCAAGGGCGGCGCCAAGTAGCAGGAGCGGTGACGTAACCAGGCTGCCGTACCCTTCGCTGGAACCGCGGAAAAACAGCGGTCCGTGGGCTACCGCTGGGTCGCCCCGACAGCAGAAGAGTCCCGGGGAGGCGGCACAGCATGGATCGGCAGCAGGAGTTCGTGCTCCGCACGATCGAGGAGCGAAACATCCGCTTCGTGCGGCTGTGGTTCACCGACGTCCTCGGCACGTTGAAGTCGGTGGCGGTCGCGCCGGCCGAGCTCGACGGCGCGTTCGAGGAGGGCATCGGCTTCGACGGCTCGGCCATCGAGGGCTTCAGCCGGGCCAGCGAGAGCGACATGATCGCGCATCCCGACCCGGCGACGTTCCAGATCCTGCCGCAGAACGACGGCACGACCGACTCCGCGCGGATGTTCTGCGACATCCAGATGCCCGACGGGTCACCTTCGTGGGCCGACCCGCGCTACGTGCTGCGCCGCGCCCTGTCGCGGGCGGCCGAGCGTGGCTTCACCTTCTACACCCACCCCGAGATCGAGTTCTTCCTGCTGAAGAACCGCCCGAGCGACGGCAGCGAGCCGCTGCCCATCGACAACGGCGGCTACTTCGACATGACGAGCCACGACGTCGCGCACGACTTCCGCCGCGCGGCCGTCGGGGCGCTCGAGGGACTGGGCATCTCGGTCGAGTTCAGCCATCACGAGGTCGCGCCAGGCCAGCAGGAGATCGACCTGCGCTACGCCGACGCGTTGAGCATGGCCGACAACCTGATGACCTTCCGCCACGTCATCAAGGAGGTCGCGATCGCGCACGGGGCGCACGCCACCTTCATGCCCAAGCCGTTCAAGCACCAGCCCGGCAGCGGCATGCACACCCACCTGTCGTTGTTCGAGGGCGACCAGAACGCCTTCCACGACCCGGACGACCCGCTGAACCTGTCCAAGACGGCGCGCGCGTTCATCGCAGGCCTGCTCGTGCACGCGCGCGAGATCACCGCGGTCACCAATCAGTGGGTGAACTCGTACAAGCGGCTCTGGGGCTTCGGCTCGCCCGGGTCGATCGTCGAGGCGCCGACCTTCGTCTGCTGGGGTCACGCGAACCGCTCGGCGCTGGTGCGAGTGCCGCGCTACAAGCC is a window of Jatrophihabitans endophyticus DNA encoding:
- the glnA gene encoding type I glutamate--ammonia ligase, which encodes MDRQQEFVLRTIEERNIRFVRLWFTDVLGTLKSVAVAPAELDGAFEEGIGFDGSAIEGFSRASESDMIAHPDPATFQILPQNDGTTDSARMFCDIQMPDGSPSWADPRYVLRRALSRAAERGFTFYTHPEIEFFLLKNRPSDGSEPLPIDNGGYFDMTSHDVAHDFRRAAVGALEGLGISVEFSHHEVAPGQQEIDLRYADALSMADNLMTFRHVIKEVAIAHGAHATFMPKPFKHQPGSGMHTHLSLFEGDQNAFHDPDDPLNLSKTARAFIAGLLVHAREITAVTNQWVNSYKRLWGFGSPGSIVEAPTFVCWGHANRSALVRVPRYKPGKANSTRVELRSPDTACNPYLAFAVILTAGMKGIEAGYELPPGAEDDVWSLSDVERRALGYDELPHNLNDALQTMQDSELVAEALGEHVFDFFLRNKREEWMEYRAEVSPFELRRYLPML
- a CDS encoding L,D-transpeptidase; translated protein: MLAASAAVAALAGLTACTSGGGTDSDSSPSAGASTSRGGATSSASGATGSAAASEASITTTAVGGATKANPAQPVTVKVADGTLESVVMTNPAGKVVTGSTSGDRSTWRTAEDLGYGKTYSIKATAKDEGGKVVVKRDKVTTLSPGNMTMPYFNTVNGTAMADGATYGVGMVTAVRFDEAIPDKDAAEKAVTVTTTPKVTGAWYWSDDQTMQWRPKNYYATGTKVTVAAKVYGVDLGNGLYGQSDKTTSFTVGQKHVTVADAKTHQVKVYFDDKLVRTMPTSMGKGGYIENGKISLWTMPGTYTVITHENPATMSSNTYGLPASSPYGYSGLIVPWATKISTDGIYLHELDSTVSVQGSQNVSHGCLNLNQSNAKWFYQHSRVGDPVTVKHSGGPKLQVWQGGQWSVPWSTWVKGGAK